The DNA sequence CGAGGCTGTCGTAAAGATCGTCGGTGTTGTTTCCGCGAGCGCGAAGATAGAACTGGACGTTGGAGCCGGCCGGATAGGGGCCGAGGAGGCCGTACCACTGGGTGTTATTGCCGACGTTATAGTCGAAATTGAATGGGACTTCTTTAACCGTGTTCCAGTTGTCGGTGGTGACAAAGGCGGAGACGGACTGGCCCGAGGCGATCGGATAGGTCTGCGTGGTGACGGTGAGGGTTTGTCCGGGCAGGACGTAGGCACCGCGCTTCGGCTCGGTATTGCCGGACACGTAGGTGCTGGTGTTGCCCAGCCAGGAAAGCTGGCCAAGACTGATGGCGCAGAGAGCGGTAAAGAAGGCTGTCGCCGCCGCTCGGAATCCGAAACGAACCTTATTCATGATGAATGGATGGAGGTTTAGGACCCGGCCAGACGGTGGCTAGCCGGGTCGACAGGACTTAGCTTCGCTTTCGTCGCGTGAAGAGACCGAGGAGGCCGAGACCCATGACGGCGATGGAGGTCGGCTCGGGAACCACAAAGTACTGGTTGCCCGCGTACTGGTTGAAGTTCACGTTGGTCGGGTTGCCAGGGTTGTCGGAGCCATTTGGCATACCGCCAAGCACTTGGTTCGAAACGAAGTCGTGCGAACTTCCGTTAATGAAGGCGCAGATTTTGACCCCTTGGCCCCAGGTCGGATTGCCGATGAGGGACAGCGGGACGGCGAATTCCATGCCGGTCGCCACGTCGCCAGGTGAGCCCGAAGCGGCACCGGTTCCGCTGCCGACGCCAGCAACGTTTGAGTTGTTGACGGTGAAGCGGACGCCTTGATCGGTGCCGCCCGAGAGGGCGCCGTTGGAGCCGTAGGTGGTGGTTCCGAGGTAGCCACCTGCACCGGAGCCGCCGTCGAGGAGTTGGGCCCAGTTGCCGTAAAGATTGGTGCCGTCGCCCGAGATGCTGAACCAGTAGTCTGGAGCGAAGTCGCTATCGAACGTGAGACCGGCCATGCGATTGAGGCCGTTGAAGTCGACATCTGGGTTGTCGCCGCGGAGTGCGTTTTGACCGTGGCCGGTTCCGTCGACGTCGATGAAGACTTCGAGTTTGTTGAAATTCGACTCGAGATTTCCACCGAAGAACATGAAGAAATCGCTGGAGCCGAACTCACCGACTCCGTTATCCAGCTCGGAGCCGTTGGCCTGGCCAACCGTCCCCATATTGCTGTCGCCGAAGTTGGTGTTGATCGTTTGGACATTGCCGGGCTGACCTCCGGCGTACGTTGAATCCCGCAAACCATCGATGGTTACGGACACTTGGGCTTCTGCGCCCATCGGCAGGACAGCGATCAACGCCCCCACCAGAAGTGATTTTTTGACCATATTTTCCCTTCGCGCAGGTTTTCTTCCGTCCTGGAAGCTCTCCGATCTACGCCTCGAAGATTGAGTGCGGTTCTCCGTACCCTGATGGAAATGAGTCTCTCAAGCCGGAGACTCAATCAAGAATAGCTTGTGAATACGTATTCTTGACTAATATCATACAACAAAAAGCCGTCATAAATGCGGTGAGGGATGTTAAAAGTTGGGACTTCTGGTAATTGTGCGGAGTCGGTTTTGGGGTTTTGGAATTTCGCGCGGCGCTAAGCGCCGGGTCGCTCACGCTCCTCGGAATTTTATGGATTCGGATCATTCCTGGGGTGCAAGCCCCCCAGGCTAAGCTCTGCGACCTCTCCGAGGTCGTTCACAAACTTTTGGCTATCGATTGGCACTGACCTACCGTTACGGAACTCTCCAGAGACCTCTGCTTCGCTTCGATACCATTACACCCGCCGAAGCCTTCTTGGCGAAGGTGGGTACAACCATCTGCGAGCCTTCCGGGATCGGACTCGGCGAACGACTTTCGATTCGGCTCTGATGGGGCTTTAGGCAGCCCTGCGAGCCGAGTCTAGGCTGTTTGGCTGGGCTAAGAGTAAAAGGCCCCTTTGGGGCTTAAGCGAGGAAGGGCCTTCAAATCTGTTTGCCGATGGTTCGCTTACACATGGCAGAGCCAGAAGGGATTGCTTTAAGTTTTAAATCGTCTTTGCTCGATACTGAGTGACTGTTTCCAAGACTGAATTGAAAACTCAGCCTTGGATTTGGGGGCGCCAGAACTTTATTCCGGTCGGACGAGGTGGTTGTAGGCGAAGTCGCGAAGCTCGCTGTATTCCCGTTGGCCAACCAGTACGAGGGCGGCGTCTTTTACTCGCCATCCGACGGCTTTGGTATCGGGGTCGATTTGGCCGAAGAAGTACTGCGCGTTCCGATCCGGGTCCATGCCATCGAAGCTTGTGATCTGCGGCAGGACGATCAGCGAGAGTCTTCCCTGCACGTCGGCAAGGTCGATCCGACGGGCCGGCTGGCCGTCGATGACCACGTTCTGCTGGCCGATGATCCTGAACTGAGAAAGGTTGCGGTTGGCAACACCCAGAATCTTATCGAGCTCTTCGTTGCGGACTTGGGTCTCAGGTGTGTTTCGATTTGAACTGGAGAGGATTCCTGCAAGCGAACTGCTATCGACCGATCCGGCCTGCGTGTGGCGAGCATATCCGCCGCCGATGAGGATGAACATGGCGACGCCAGTTACGAAGGCCCACGAGTACTTCGTGATGAAGTTCCCGGACTTTTTGACACGATCGATGGCATCCAGACGGCTTTTGCAGGATGCCCAAACATCGGCGCATTCGACATTTTCAGCGTTGCCGAGCAACGACTTGAGGTTTCGGATTGCGGCGATCTCGGCCTGGCTATCCTGGCACTCAGCGAGTTCGGTCTCAAGCTTCTGACGCTCTTCGGCGCTTAGCTCTCCATCAACATAGGCATGCAACAAACGTGGTTCGATCATAGATCGTGTCCTTCCTTAATAAATCCCTCTTTGAGGGCATAGCTTTCCAGAGATCTTCGAAGCATCGCACGTCCTCGCGCAATGCGTGATCTTACCGTACCAATAGGCACTTCGGTTGCATCGGCAATCTCTTGATAGCTCATCTGTTCAACGTCACTTAAAATTACGGCGATTCGGAACTCGTCCGGCAGTTTCCTGAGGGCGCTTTCGACTTCGGCTCCAACGAGGCCGTCGAACAGTTGGCGGTCGGGGATTTCCGACTCGATCGACATTGGTTCAACAACGTTGTCTTCTTCGAGCGACGAAAGCTGGGGGCCGCGCTGTCGCGACCGGTACTTATTGATGTACAGATTCGTGACGATGCGGAGGATCCATGCCTTAAAGTTCGATCCATCGAAGCGGTCGAACGCTTCATAGGCGCGAACGATCGCTTCCTGAGTGAGATCTTCGGCTTCTTCCTTGCTACGGGTGAGGCGCAGAGCGGTTCCAAAAACAGAACTAAACACCCGCTCAGCGTGGCGTTCGAACGAATCCCGTTTTGTATCTCGCTTACCGAATAACATCGGTCGGCTGAGTCTACCTACCGACTCGTTCTGGGGTGATTTTCCCAGGGTCACGCTTGCAACAAATGCCATCGATCTTCTCTCGCATCCATTCACAACAAAAGAGGGTTTTGGAGAGTTCCGAGTGAGGGGAGAAATCGGTATTTTTGCGGTTAAACCGTGAAGAAGGGCCCGGGATTGGCTCGGTTCTAGTGAGGAATTTCCCCTCCCGTCTCCCGACACAAGTCGAGAGACACCTATCCACGGTTGGAACTGCCTTTGTGGCAGTTCCACCTGCGGACCCTCCAGATTTCCCTTGGAGAATTTGGAGAGGGTTGTTTTGGCGGGGCTATGAGCCGCCGTCTTTCTTCTTTTTCTGAGCGTCTTCTTCAGCCTTCTTTTTCAGTTCGAGCTGTTCGAGTTCGTCTTTTCGTTTCTTGAGTTCGAGTTTTTCGAGGTCAACCTTCTGCTTGGCGAGTTGGTCGGCGCGGAGCTTTTCTGCCTTCTTGAGGTCTTCTCCGCTCGCCTTCTTCTCCTTTAGGCGTTTGACCAGAGCCAATTCTTCTTGGCGGCGCTTCTCTTTGACGAGTTGGAGGTCGGTGACGCGAGTCTTCTTGACCTGGGCAAGTTCGGCATCTCGTTCTTGGTCGAACTTGGCGCGTTGGGCTTCGGTTTGGCTCGCCTTCTCTTTCCATTCCTTCAGCTCGATCACGCCCAGTTCCTTGTCGTGCTCTGCCTTTTCTTTGGCCACGCGATATTCGAGTTCGACCTTGGCTCGCTGGAGATTACTGAGAGCCTCTTGGTCCCTGGTGGCCGCCAATTGCTCTTCGATGAGCTTTCGCTGTTCCTTGGTCAGCTTGCCCTGTTCGGTCAGGCGATCGAGAATAGCGCGGACTCGGGCAAGAGTTTCGTTCGACGACCTTTGGAGCACCGCAGGCTCAAGATTGATCCGCGGCAGCTCGCCCGGCTGGCGTGAAGGAGTTAGGGTGAGATTCAGCTTTTGGGACTTTTCTTTTGGCTGGGTATTTCGACGTGGCGTGTAATGATCCAGCTCAAGGATCGCCCTTTTTTCCTGATTTCCCGAACCTAGCTGCACTTCCGCGATAGGCTTTTCGATAGGAACAGCCGTCTGCTTGTCAAGGGTAGTGGGAGCGATCGGAAGACTGGATTCCGTTTGAACCGGCGCAGGGCGCATGGAGGCGAGAGCGACGGTCACGGATGCGACGACGGCGAGAACGGCGATGCCTTCGAGGCCCGCCACGCCGCGCCGACGATTGCTTGGGTCGACGATGGATTGAATTCGGCGTTCGATTTGGGTTTGCTTCATGATGGAGACTCCAACGAGGGACAGGGGCTGGCGCTGGGGGCCAACCTCGGTGGCGAGGCGAAGAAGCTCGGAAGCGTAATCGGAGGGCTTCTTTCCAGATTTGACAACGTAGTCGTCGGCGGCGATTTCGG is a window from the Armatimonadota bacterium genome containing:
- a CDS encoding PEP-CTERM sorting domain-containing protein, with the translated sequence MVKKSLLVGALIAVLPMGAEAQVSVTIDGLRDSTYAGGQPGNVQTINTNFGDSNMGTVGQANGSELDNGVGEFGSSDFFMFFGGNLESNFNKLEVFIDVDGTGHGQNALRGDNPDVDFNGLNRMAGLTFDSDFAPDYWFSISGDGTNLYGNWAQLLDGGSGAGGYLGTTTYGSNGALSGGTDQGVRFTVNNSNVAGVGSGTGAASGSPGDVATGMEFAVPLSLIGNPTWGQGVKICAFINGSSHDFVSNQVLGGMPNGSDNPGNPTNVNFNQYAGNQYFVVPEPTSIAVMGLGLLGLFTRRKRS
- a CDS encoding sigma-70 family RNA polymerase sigma factor, with amino-acid sequence MAFVASVTLGKSPQNESVGRLSRPMLFGKRDTKRDSFERHAERVFSSVFGTALRLTRSKEEAEDLTQEAIVRAYEAFDRFDGSNFKAWILRIVTNLYINKYRSRQRGPQLSSLEEDNVVEPMSIESEIPDRQLFDGLVGAEVESALRKLPDEFRIAVILSDVEQMSYQEIADATEVPIGTVRSRIARGRAMLRRSLESYALKEGFIKEGHDL